The following DNA comes from Coleofasciculus sp. FACHB-1120.
TCGGTGCCCAACTGCCTTCGCAGTGCATCTAGAGACTCAGGGTTATCGGCTGCTTCATCAGGGACAAATTCCAGACGAAGGTAAATCTTGCCTTTCTGCCAGCCGCCTCCAGAGGTTCTCAAGAATTCAACTTCAGCTCCTTGGTCAAACCAAACTTGGTACTGAGCGTGAATGCTACCTTTGAATCTTTTTGCAAATTCGCTAGACTTCTGCATTCCGTGGAAATCTTTAACGAACACAACATCGTCATCGTTGAGGTCGCGGATGTTCATATAAATCACCTAGATACAGCAACACTGGGCAGACCTAAAGTTAGCCGCTCCGGTCTGCCCATCTAAATCGTCTCATTAGCGCTATTTGCGCGATTGACTTAATGATTCGGGCGATCTTCTAAAGGCTCGTCGGGTACAAACTCTAGGCGGAGCCGCAGTTTTCCCTTCTGCCACTCTTTCCTAGGCTTTAAAAGCTCACAAGTTAAACCATCGCCAAGCCAGTCAGAAGCTAGGTTTTCCATTTCTCTGCCTAAGCAATGCATCACTTGCAACTTCATCTCATTGACCTTGCAGGTGGGAATGCCAAGAGGACTTATGCCCTCATCCATCCAAAGCACATCATCGTTATCGAGATCGCTCATGACAATTACTTACCTATAGACACAACAACACTGGGCAGACCTAAAGTTAGCCGCTCCGGTCTGCCCATCTAAATCGTCTCATTAACGCCATTTGCGCGATCGCACCCCCAACAACAGAAGGAGAAATCAATGAACAACCGACTAATGCGAATTGGAGATAGGCTGTCTATCCCCGATTCACGTCTAATCCGAATCGGCAACAGAATCTTTAACCTCAACACAATCGATTACATCGAACACCGCACAAACACTTTGTGGATTTATCAAGGCGGCAGCGACTCCTCTATAACGCTTCACGATGCCGAAGCTGAACACCTTTGGAATCTTCTGAGCAGTTCAACACTGGATGTCACGCCTCAGTCCCAAGTCGAGGAAGCGATCGCAACAACACAAACATGAGTAATCACCTGATCCGCAATTTGTTATGGGGCACAAGTCCACTCTTCGGACTACGAGAAGCGGTGGATGTCAAAACACCCAGTCTGAGGGGATGGGTCGCAGGTATGGTTATCCGCCAAGACGGCTGGGCTTATCAAATTATTTCTGGCGATCACCCTCCGGTCTGGCTGCCAGAGTCCGACTTACAAAAAATCCCCCTAATCATGGAGGAATCACAAGGCTTCGACGACGAGTTTTAATTAGTTCCGCAAAAAAATGGAAAACAAAATCGAGCTTTCCGACTTAATTTATTACGCGCACCATCTCAGTGCAATTGATTGGCTCGTCCTCAAGGTGTTTCTGTGTCACCAATATCACTACGCAGTCACTGCTGGCGAACTTACTGAATACTTTTATCGAGAAGGGGTGCAGGCAAGTCAAAAAAGCATTGAATACAGCCTAGA
Coding sequences within:
- a CDS encoding KGK domain-containing protein, producing MNIRDLNDDDVVFVKDFHGMQKSSEFAKRFKGSIHAQYQVWFDQGAEVEFLRTSGGGWQKGKIYLRLEFVPDEAADNPESLDALRRQLGTDQ
- a CDS encoding KGK domain-containing protein; the encoded protein is MSDLDNDDVLWMDEGISPLGIPTCKVNEMKLQVMHCLGREMENLASDWLGDGLTCELLKPRKEWQKGKLRLRLEFVPDEPLEDRPNH